The Elusimicrobiota bacterium genome includes a region encoding these proteins:
- a CDS encoding MOSC domain-containing protein, which translates to MEMRRLLELAGSSPKDGGVLERIVLRLPGEERRVLSEAALSPESGVGGDRWSLGPDADPSAQVSLINARFLAAISGGNGRGDLSGDNLVVDLDLHEENLPAGTRLRVGQVVIEVTAHPHTGCSKFERHYGKPANDLTKSPDGRAQRLRGLYARVIQTGIVRVGDRVRKEAAAP; encoded by the coding sequence ATGGAAATGCGCCGACTCCTGGAACTGGCTGGCAGCAGCCCAAAGGACGGGGGCGTGCTGGAGCGCATCGTCCTGCGCCTGCCCGGCGAGGAGCGCCGGGTCTTGTCTGAGGCGGCCCTCAGCCCGGAGAGCGGCGTTGGGGGCGACCGTTGGAGTCTCGGACCCGACGCGGACCCCTCGGCGCAGGTCTCGCTCATCAACGCGCGGTTCCTGGCCGCCATCTCTGGGGGGAACGGGCGTGGAGATCTATCCGGAGACAATCTGGTCGTCGATCTCGACCTCCACGAGGAGAACCTCCCCGCGGGCACGCGGTTGCGCGTCGGCCAGGTGGTGATCGAGGTCACCGCCCACCCGCATACCGGCTGCAGCAAGTTCGAACGCCACTACGGCAAACCAGCCAACGACCTGACCAAGTCCCCCGACGGGCGGGCCCAACGGCTGCGCGGTCTCTACGCCCGCGTCATCCAGACCGGGATCGTGAGGGTGGGAGACCGCGTGCGCAAGGAGGCGGCGGCTCCCTGA
- a CDS encoding NAD(P)/FAD-dependent oxidoreductase, whose amino-acid sequence METIDAVIVGAGVVGLATAARLARSDNNVVVLERHSRHGLETSSRNSEVIHAGLYYPPGSLKARFCVAGRRKLYEIGERHGVFCRRTGKLLVACAPEEVKKLESLRAQGRANGLVGLELVEKADIPGLAPGVSAIAGLWSPETGIVDTEELMRYFLLKAQEAGAIFLWDSELTCVSRAGGCYRLGVKGMADPILARCVVNAAGLASDRVAGLAGLDCDAAGCRLHWFKGEYFSLRRALPIRPLVYPVPAEHGLGIHLTVDRQGRHRLGPNAFAVDALDYDVDPGHRGSFFEAASRYLPDLKPEDLAPGTAGIRPKLSTDGSFRDFFIAEQSGRGLPGWVDLIGIDSPGLTGSPAIADFVANLLEWPA is encoded by the coding sequence ATGGAGACGATCGACGCGGTCATCGTAGGCGCCGGAGTCGTGGGCTTGGCCACGGCCGCGCGTCTGGCCCGGTCCGACAACAACGTCGTCGTCCTCGAGCGCCACAGTCGCCACGGCCTGGAGACCTCGTCGCGGAACAGCGAGGTGATCCACGCCGGCCTCTACTACCCGCCGGGCAGCCTCAAGGCCCGGTTCTGCGTCGCCGGCCGCCGCAAGCTCTATGAGATCGGCGAACGGCACGGAGTGTTCTGCCGCCGCACCGGAAAGCTTCTCGTCGCCTGCGCCCCTGAAGAGGTTAAGAAGCTCGAGAGCCTCCGCGCCCAAGGGCGAGCCAACGGCCTCGTAGGCCTCGAGCTGGTGGAAAAAGCCGACATCCCCGGCTTGGCGCCCGGGGTGAGCGCCATCGCCGGCCTTTGGTCCCCCGAGACCGGCATCGTTGACACCGAAGAGCTCATGCGCTACTTCCTGCTCAAAGCCCAGGAGGCCGGAGCCATCTTCCTGTGGGACTCCGAGCTGACCTGCGTCTCACGCGCAGGCGGCTGCTACCGTCTGGGCGTCAAGGGAATGGCCGATCCCATTTTAGCCCGCTGCGTCGTCAATGCGGCGGGCCTGGCCTCCGACCGCGTGGCCGGCCTCGCCGGTCTCGACTGCGATGCCGCAGGCTGCCGGCTCCATTGGTTCAAAGGCGAATACTTCAGCCTGCGCCGGGCGCTGCCCATCAGGCCCCTGGTCTATCCCGTCCCCGCGGAGCACGGCCTCGGCATCCACCTCACGGTGGACCGGCAGGGCCGCCACCGCCTCGGGCCGAACGCTTTCGCGGTGGATGCCCTGGATTACGACGTGGACCCCGGCCACCGCGGCTCATTCTTCGAGGCGGCCTCCCGCTATCTGCCGGACCTCAAGCCCGAGGACCTCGCCCCGGGCACGGCCGGCATCCGGCCCAAGCTCTCCACGGACGGCTCCTTCCGCGATTTCTTCATCGCCGAGCAATCCGGCCGCGGCCTGCCCGGCTGGGTCGACCTCATCGGGATCGATTCGCCGGGCCTCACCGGCAGCCCGGCCATCGCCGACTTCGTGGCCAATTTGCTAGAATGGCCCGCTTGA
- a CDS encoding TRAP transporter TatT component family protein, with protein MKKIAFLIPLFSLCSCSLNSLALRSTAEFLDRGVAAYYDESDPQLAREAMVSQLKFVEGLLQSAPKNPRLNRLAAEGFGSYTFLFIEDSQPERAKGFYLRGRDYALRGLSARPVLANLSAMLPDDLDKALKRAGKADAPDLFWAAFCWSGFINLSRDSPDAVAELPKAVALMKRSHELDPDYDFAGSDMFFGVYFASRPKLLGGDTKKAQEHFKWAERLTEGKYLMVYLLEAKTLAVALQDRALFESLLAKVKESPAGRLPQARLADEVAKLKAAALMERIDDLF; from the coding sequence TTGAAGAAAATAGCGTTCCTGATTCCACTTTTCAGCCTTTGCTCCTGCAGCCTAAACTCCTTGGCCCTGCGCTCGACCGCGGAGTTCCTCGACCGCGGCGTCGCGGCCTATTACGACGAATCCGACCCTCAACTCGCCCGGGAGGCCATGGTCTCCCAGCTCAAGTTCGTCGAAGGTCTGCTGCAGAGCGCGCCCAAGAATCCTCGCCTCAACCGCCTGGCCGCGGAAGGCTTCGGGAGCTACACTTTCCTCTTCATAGAGGACTCGCAGCCGGAGCGGGCCAAGGGCTTCTATCTCCGGGGCCGCGACTATGCGCTCAGGGGCCTCAGCGCCCGGCCGGTTCTGGCGAATCTTTCCGCCATGCTGCCCGACGACTTGGATAAGGCGCTCAAGAGGGCGGGCAAGGCCGACGCCCCAGACCTCTTCTGGGCGGCCTTCTGTTGGTCCGGGTTCATCAACTTATCCAGGGACTCTCCCGATGCCGTGGCCGAGCTCCCCAAGGCCGTGGCGCTCATGAAGCGTTCGCACGAGCTGGACCCGGACTACGACTTCGCCGGTTCCGACATGTTCTTCGGCGTGTACTTCGCCTCGCGGCCCAAACTGCTGGGCGGCGACACGAAGAAGGCCCAAGAACATTTCAAGTGGGCCGAACGCCTCACGGAAGGGAAATACCTCATGGTCTACTTGCTGGAGGCCAAGACCTTGGCCGTGGCCTTGCAGGACCGCGCGCTCTTCGAGAGCCTCCTCGCCAAGGTCAAGGAATCCCCGGCCGGCCGCCTGCCCCAAGCCAGGCTCGCCGACGAGGTGGCCAAGCTCAAGGCCGCTGCCCTCATGGAGAGGATCGATGACCTGTTCTAG
- the dctP gene encoding TRAP transporter substrate-binding protein DctP yields MTCSSLFLALSLALPSSAPAAEPQVIIKFATLAPDGSTWMKVMNDLNAELQAKTAGRVKFKFYAGGVQGDETDVVKKIRIGQIQAAGFTGVGLGQIAPAVRILDAPWLFHDNAEADIIRQAFAKDLTAAVEKGGYVLLGWTELGWVYVFSRSPVNSPEDMQRAKMWVWEGDPIAQAAYKALGVTPRPLSVVDVMSSLETGMVDGVYGPPMGVTALQWFRRTKFIYNVPIADSMGAVLLSRKAFDAIPESDRKVLLEVGARHLKRLGQLSRRENEDALAALQKQGLTLSAKAAPEMMKRYEELGRLARRELVGTLYPAELLDRVEKALADLRAKSGGKTKKG; encoded by the coding sequence ATGACCTGTTCTAGTCTTTTCCTAGCCCTGTCTTTGGCCCTGCCGAGCTCGGCCCCCGCAGCCGAACCCCAGGTCATCATCAAGTTCGCGACCTTGGCGCCGGACGGCTCCACATGGATGAAGGTCATGAACGACCTCAATGCGGAGCTCCAGGCCAAGACCGCGGGCCGGGTCAAGTTCAAGTTCTATGCGGGGGGGGTCCAGGGCGACGAGACCGACGTGGTCAAGAAGATCCGCATCGGGCAGATCCAGGCCGCGGGCTTCACGGGCGTGGGCCTGGGCCAGATCGCTCCCGCGGTGCGCATACTCGACGCCCCCTGGCTCTTCCACGACAACGCCGAGGCTGATATCATCCGCCAGGCCTTCGCCAAGGACCTCACTGCCGCCGTCGAGAAGGGGGGGTATGTCCTTCTGGGATGGACCGAACTGGGCTGGGTCTACGTGTTCAGCCGCAGCCCCGTCAACTCCCCGGAGGACATGCAGAGAGCCAAGATGTGGGTCTGGGAGGGCGATCCCATCGCCCAGGCCGCCTACAAAGCCCTGGGCGTCACCCCGCGGCCGCTCTCCGTCGTGGATGTCATGTCGTCCCTGGAGACCGGGATGGTCGACGGCGTCTACGGCCCCCCGATGGGAGTGACCGCGCTGCAGTGGTTCCGCCGGACCAAATTCATCTACAACGTGCCGATAGCGGACTCCATGGGCGCGGTGCTCCTGTCCCGCAAGGCCTTCGACGCCATCCCCGAGTCCGACCGCAAGGTCCTGCTCGAGGTCGGCGCACGGCACCTCAAGCGCCTGGGCCAGCTCTCGCGCCGGGAGAACGAGGACGCCCTGGCCGCTCTGCAGAAGCAGGGCCTGACCCTTTCGGCCAAGGCCGCCCCCGAGATGATGAAGCGCTACGAGGAACTGGGCCGGCTGGCCCGGCGGGAGCTGGTCGGCACGCTCTACCCGGCGGAGCTCCTCGACCGGGTCGAGAAGGCGCTCGCCGACCTGCGGGCCAAAAGCGGTGGCAAGACTAAAAAAGGCTGA
- a CDS encoding TRAP transporter small permease — MARLKKAESVLLGLESIALVGILLFLVAMSFLQVVLRQFFGGGILWCDTLLRHLVLWVGFLGAARAAAEEKHFAFEAVTEHLPARLHGAAAALARLCAAAVALLLAKASWAFMLEERSAGAPLFTAGGLGVPGWPFAAIVPIGFLLVAVHAGLRLWVEKVPEEGRTP, encoded by the coding sequence GTGGCAAGACTAAAAAAGGCTGAGTCCGTCCTGCTCGGTCTGGAGAGCATCGCCCTCGTGGGCATATTGCTCTTCCTGGTGGCGATGTCCTTCCTCCAGGTGGTCCTGCGCCAGTTCTTCGGCGGCGGCATCCTCTGGTGCGACACCTTGCTGCGCCACCTGGTCCTCTGGGTCGGGTTCCTGGGCGCTGCGCGCGCCGCCGCCGAGGAGAAGCATTTCGCTTTCGAAGCCGTGACCGAGCACCTGCCCGCCCGGCTCCACGGCGCGGCCGCCGCGCTGGCGCGCCTGTGCGCCGCGGCCGTGGCCCTGCTCCTGGCCAAGGCCTCCTGGGCCTTCATGCTCGAGGAGCGCTCCGCTGGCGCGCCCCTGTTCACGGCCGGAGGGCTCGGGGTCCCGGGCTGGCCCTTCGCCGCCATCGTGCCCATCGGGTTCCTGCTGGTCGCCGTCCACGCCGGGCTGCGCCTCTGGGTGGAGAAGGTCCCCGAGGAAGGCAGGACCCCGTGA
- a CDS encoding TRAP transporter large permease subunit — MIWAITAAVLVLAFLGAPIFALMGGLALWLFQSAGIASTAVIIELYRLATLPSLIAIPLFTFAGYALAESGAPKRLVALAEALFSWLPGGVAMSALLATALFTAFTGASGVTIIALGGLIYPLLRRQGYPEDFSLGLVTTTGSLGLLFPPSLPIILYALVGKVSIDRLFAAAAVPGLVLLAILGGYAMLVAARHGVPRVPFSLATALQAARAAAWEIPLPFLIIGGIYSGKFTASEAAAIMAFYVVAVEVLVYGDLSWRDLPRVVRRSMMLVGAILIVLGTALGLTNYLIDAEVPARIFGFLRLHLHSQWAFLACLNVFLLVVNMVEIFSAIIIVVPIIVPVALQYGIDPIHLGTLFLLNLEIGYMTPPLGLNLFLSSRRFDKRLPALYRATMPFWAVLLVALALVTYLPRLSLWLPDLLRIL, encoded by the coding sequence GTGATCTGGGCCATCACCGCGGCCGTGCTCGTGTTGGCCTTCCTGGGTGCGCCCATCTTCGCCCTGATGGGAGGGCTGGCCCTGTGGCTCTTCCAAAGCGCCGGGATCGCCTCGACCGCGGTCATCATCGAGCTCTATCGCCTCGCCACTTTGCCCTCTTTGATCGCCATCCCGCTGTTCACCTTCGCGGGCTACGCGCTGGCGGAGTCCGGCGCCCCCAAGCGCTTGGTGGCCTTGGCTGAGGCCCTCTTCAGCTGGCTGCCCGGCGGCGTGGCCATGTCCGCGCTGCTGGCCACCGCCCTCTTCACCGCCTTCACCGGAGCCTCCGGCGTGACCATCATCGCTTTGGGCGGGCTCATCTATCCGCTGCTGCGGCGCCAGGGCTACCCAGAGGACTTCTCCTTGGGCCTGGTGACCACGACCGGCAGTCTGGGGCTCCTCTTCCCGCCGAGCCTGCCCATCATCCTCTACGCCCTCGTGGGCAAGGTCTCCATCGACCGGCTCTTCGCGGCCGCGGCCGTGCCTGGACTGGTCCTGCTCGCTATTCTCGGCGGCTACGCCATGCTCGTGGCCGCCCGCCACGGTGTGCCCCGCGTGCCCTTCTCGCTGGCGACGGCGCTGCAGGCCGCGCGCGCAGCGGCCTGGGAGATACCGCTGCCCTTCCTCATCATCGGCGGCATCTACAGCGGCAAGTTCACCGCCTCCGAGGCCGCCGCCATCATGGCCTTCTATGTGGTGGCCGTCGAAGTCCTGGTCTACGGGGACCTGAGCTGGCGCGACCTGCCCCGGGTCGTGCGCCGCAGCATGATGCTGGTCGGCGCCATCCTCATCGTCCTGGGTACGGCCCTGGGCCTGACCAACTATCTCATCGATGCCGAGGTCCCGGCGCGCATCTTCGGATTCCTCAGGCTCCACCTGCACAGCCAGTGGGCCTTCCTCGCCTGTCTCAACGTCTTCCTCCTCGTGGTCAACATGGTGGAGATATTCTCGGCCATCATCATCGTGGTGCCCATCATCGTGCCCGTGGCCCTGCAGTACGGCATCGACCCCATCCATCTGGGGACCCTATTCTTGCTCAACCTCGAGATCGGCTACATGACGCCGCCTTTGGGCCTCAACCTTTTCCTGTCGAGCCGGCGCTTCGACAAGCGTCTGCCCGCCCTCTACCGGGCGACCATGCCGTTCTGGGCCGTGCTCCTCGTCGCCCTGGCCCTGGTCACCTATCTGCCGCGCCTGAGCCTCTGGCTCCCCGACCTCCTGAGGATACTATGA
- a CDS encoding LOG family protein, with product MKPSTRSSDLKPEEKRRLLDRIESSPAYRKAYEDAEFMQRRELRPIRLQLELLKPEMVLAENKIKSTVVVFGSARVMPPEQASRELSQAQAKAKAEPSDYELAQDVNRAQMKVEFSRYYEEARRFAAIISQAQQSDKRLEFVIVTGGGPGIMEAANRGAYETDCRSIGLNITLPHEQDPNPFITPELSFQFHYFALRKMHFMMRAKAMVAFPGGFGTLDELFETLTLVQTGKKRPIPIVLFGREFWKRVIDFDYLAETGMIHWEDTRLVAIVEKAEEGWAHIRNFWKEHRSSGRMP from the coding sequence ATGAAACCATCGACGCGCAGCAGCGACCTGAAGCCTGAAGAGAAGCGGCGCCTCCTAGACCGAATCGAGTCTTCGCCGGCCTACCGCAAAGCCTACGAAGACGCGGAGTTCATGCAGCGCCGGGAACTCCGGCCCATCCGCCTGCAGTTGGAGCTGCTCAAGCCGGAAATGGTGCTGGCCGAGAACAAGATCAAGTCCACGGTCGTCGTGTTCGGTTCGGCGCGGGTGATGCCGCCCGAGCAGGCCAGCCGGGAACTGTCCCAGGCGCAAGCCAAGGCCAAAGCCGAACCCAGCGACTACGAACTGGCGCAGGACGTCAACCGGGCCCAGATGAAGGTCGAGTTCTCCCGCTACTACGAGGAGGCCCGCCGCTTCGCGGCCATCATCTCCCAGGCTCAGCAGTCCGACAAGCGCCTGGAGTTCGTCATCGTGACCGGAGGCGGCCCCGGCATCATGGAGGCGGCCAACCGCGGCGCCTATGAGACCGACTGCCGCTCCATCGGCCTCAACATCACCCTGCCGCACGAGCAAGACCCCAACCCGTTCATCACGCCGGAGCTTTCTTTCCAGTTCCACTACTTCGCGCTGCGCAAGATGCACTTCATGATGCGGGCCAAGGCCATGGTGGCGTTCCCCGGCGGCTTCGGGACCCTCGACGAACTCTTCGAGACCCTGACCCTCGTGCAGACCGGCAAGAAACGGCCCATCCCCATCGTGCTCTTCGGCCGCGAGTTCTGGAAACGAGTCATCGACTTCGACTATCTGGCCGAGACAGGGATGATCCACTGGGAGGACACCCGATTGGTGGCCATCGTCGAGAAAGCCGAGGAAGGCTGGGCCCACATCCGCAATTTCTGGAAGGAGCACCGCTCCAGCGGCCGCATGCCGTGA
- a CDS encoding tetratricopeptide repeat protein, with translation MVASGLVALALMAGSPSAWAGDDFLALVRKARGRQEPEERVEYFSRAIAAWTPGHGSGLLASCYFGRGEARYQTGDFAQALPDLAKSLEGDLNNARAVFLRGRILLHQTLLEPEPSARSAAQAEQALADYAAVKPEDVEGLLALGRAQVLAGHLAAAQGVFGRARKLVPSDPRPGLGLGRAFLAAREFSRARETLDDADALARGREADVLTERAKCRRAQGDELGALADYDRALPRHEDLLLDLSRSHAPAADIEEREADAGRAYYGRGRIRESRGDAPGALADYEAGCRHGIEACCRKAKEFSAVKPRQPETRPAPAKPPRKPKRRELPNPSSDPGDRLYGS, from the coding sequence ATGGTAGCCTCCGGCCTGGTGGCTCTCGCGCTCATGGCCGGCTCGCCCTCGGCCTGGGCGGGCGACGATTTTCTGGCGCTGGTGCGCAAAGCCCGAGGCCGCCAGGAGCCCGAGGAGCGCGTCGAGTATTTCTCGCGCGCGATCGCGGCCTGGACGCCCGGCCACGGCAGCGGCCTGCTGGCTTCGTGCTACTTCGGCCGCGGCGAGGCCCGCTACCAGACCGGCGATTTCGCCCAGGCTCTGCCCGACCTGGCCAAATCCTTGGAGGGGGACCTCAACAACGCGCGGGCGGTGTTCCTGCGCGGGAGGATACTCCTGCATCAGACGCTCCTGGAACCTGAGCCTTCGGCCCGTTCCGCCGCTCAGGCGGAGCAGGCTCTGGCTGATTACGCCGCGGTCAAGCCGGAGGATGTCGAAGGCCTCCTCGCTCTGGGCCGCGCGCAGGTCCTGGCCGGCCACCTCGCCGCAGCCCAAGGCGTTTTCGGCCGGGCGCGCAAGCTCGTCCCCTCCGATCCCCGTCCCGGCCTCGGGCTCGGCCGGGCTTTCCTGGCCGCGCGGGAATTCAGCCGCGCGCGCGAGACCCTCGACGACGCCGATGCCCTGGCCCGCGGCCGCGAGGCCGATGTCTTGACGGAGCGCGCCAAGTGCCGGCGGGCGCAGGGGGATGAACTCGGGGCGCTCGCGGACTACGACCGGGCCCTGCCCCGGCATGAAGACCTCCTCCTGGACCTGTCCCGCTCACATGCGCCTGCCGCGGACATCGAAGAGCGCGAGGCCGACGCCGGCCGCGCCTATTACGGCCGCGGACGCATCCGCGAGTCGCGCGGCGACGCGCCCGGGGCTTTGGCCGATTATGAGGCCGGCTGCCGGCACGGCATCGAGGCCTGCTGCCGCAAGGCCAAGGAGTTCTCCGCGGTCAAGCCGCGGCAGCCCGAGACCCGGCCCGCCCCGGCCAAGCCGCCCAGGAAACCCAAGCGCCGCGAGCTGCCGAACCCGTCCAGCGACCCCGGGGACCGCCTATACGGCTCCTAA
- a CDS encoding co-chaperone GroES encodes MAEATLSKVKIQPLGDRVLVKPVEAKEIKRGGIIIPDTAKEKPQEGEVVAVGKGKMTEEGKVLPMDVKPGDRILYGKYSGNEIKIDDVEHLIMHQDDILGILK; translated from the coding sequence ATGGCCGAAGCGACGCTGAGCAAAGTAAAGATCCAGCCCTTGGGCGACCGCGTGCTGGTCAAGCCGGTCGAAGCGAAGGAAATCAAACGGGGGGGAATCATCATCCCCGACACCGCCAAGGAAAAGCCCCAGGAAGGAGAGGTGGTCGCGGTGGGTAAAGGCAAGATGACCGAGGAAGGCAAGGTCCTGCCCATGGACGTCAAGCCCGGCGACCGCATCCTTTACGGCAAATACTCGGGCAACGAGATCAAGATCGACGATGTCGAACACCTGATCATGCATCAGGACGACATCCTCGGCATCCTCAAGTAG
- the groL gene encoding chaperonin GroEL (60 kDa chaperone family; promotes refolding of misfolded polypeptides especially under stressful conditions; forms two stacked rings of heptamers to form a barrel-shaped 14mer; ends can be capped by GroES; misfolded proteins enter the barrel where they are refolded when GroES binds): MAKQIAYSDEARRHLKNGVEKLANATKITLGPRGRSVILEKKFGSPSVLDDGVTIAKDIELENPFENMGAQLAREVASKTNDVAGDGTTTAIVLTQSLLVEGIKNITAGANAKAIERGMHKALEMVVKELKKNTKPVKTKEEKAQVATISSNDRVIGDLIAQAMEKVGHEGLITVEEGKSAETTLEVVEGMQFDRGYISPYFITDSERMETVLENPAILISDKKVSSMQDLLPILEKVVQSGKAFVLIAEDVDGEALATLVVNKLRGTIKAVAVKAPGFGDRRKEMLQDIAVLTNGQVISEELGHKLEKIGMDMLGSAKRVVIDKENTTIINGGGDKSEIKKRAESIRKQIEETTSDYDKEKLQERLAKLSGGVAVINVGAATETEMKAKKAKVEDASNATRAGVEEGMIAGGGVALLRAASVLDKFAGVDDDETTGGEIVRRALQSPIRQIAENSGLEGSVVVQKVLTSTQNVGLNADNGEYVDLFKAGIVDPLKVTRTALENAVSLVGTILTTEVLVADIPEKKESMPGGPHGHGGDMY; the protein is encoded by the coding sequence ATGGCAAAACAAATCGCTTACTCGGATGAGGCGCGCAGGCACCTCAAAAACGGCGTGGAGAAGCTGGCCAACGCCACCAAGATCACCCTCGGCCCCCGCGGCCGCTCCGTGATCCTGGAGAAGAAATTCGGCTCCCCGTCCGTTCTGGACGACGGCGTCACCATCGCCAAGGACATCGAACTGGAGAATCCCTTCGAGAACATGGGCGCCCAGCTCGCCCGCGAAGTCGCCTCCAAGACCAACGACGTGGCCGGCGACGGCACCACCACAGCCATCGTCCTGACGCAGTCCCTGCTGGTCGAGGGCATCAAGAACATCACGGCCGGCGCCAACGCCAAGGCCATCGAGCGGGGCATGCACAAGGCCCTCGAGATGGTGGTCAAGGAGCTCAAGAAGAACACCAAGCCGGTCAAGACCAAGGAAGAGAAGGCCCAGGTGGCCACCATCTCCTCCAACGACCGGGTCATCGGCGACCTCATCGCCCAGGCCATGGAGAAGGTCGGGCACGAGGGCCTCATCACCGTCGAGGAAGGCAAGTCCGCCGAGACCACCCTCGAAGTGGTGGAAGGCATGCAGTTCGACCGGGGCTACATCTCGCCCTACTTCATCACCGACTCCGAGCGCATGGAGACGGTCCTGGAGAACCCGGCCATCCTCATCTCAGACAAGAAGGTGTCCTCCATGCAGGACCTCCTGCCCATCCTCGAGAAGGTCGTGCAGTCCGGGAAGGCCTTCGTGCTCATCGCCGAGGACGTGGACGGCGAGGCCCTGGCCACCCTCGTGGTCAACAAGCTGCGCGGGACCATCAAGGCCGTGGCCGTTAAGGCCCCGGGCTTCGGCGACCGGCGCAAGGAGATGCTCCAGGACATCGCGGTCCTGACCAACGGCCAGGTCATCAGCGAGGAACTCGGCCACAAGCTCGAGAAGATCGGCATGGACATGCTGGGCTCGGCCAAGCGCGTGGTCATCGACAAGGAGAACACCACCATCATCAACGGCGGCGGCGACAAGTCCGAGATCAAGAAGCGCGCCGAGTCCATCCGCAAGCAGATCGAGGAGACCACCTCCGACTATGACAAGGAGAAGCTCCAGGAGCGGCTGGCCAAGCTCTCCGGCGGCGTGGCGGTCATCAACGTCGGAGCGGCCACCGAGACCGAGATGAAGGCCAAGAAGGCCAAGGTCGAGGACGCCTCCAACGCGACTCGCGCGGGCGTGGAAGAAGGAATGATCGCCGGCGGTGGCGTGGCGCTCCTGCGCGCGGCCTCGGTCCTGGACAAGTTCGCGGGCGTAGACGACGACGAGACCACGGGCGGAGAGATCGTGCGCCGGGCCCTGCAATCCCCCATCCGCCAGATCGCGGAGAATTCCGGCCTGGAGGGCTCCGTGGTGGTACAGAAGGTCCTCACCTCGACCCAGAACGTCGGGCTCAACGCCGACAACGGGGAGTACGTGGACCTCTTCAAGGCCGGGATCGTCGACCCCCTCAAGGTCACGCGCACGGCCCTGGAGAACGCGGTATCCTTGGTCGGGACCATCCTGACCACCGAAGTCCTGGTCGCGGACATCCCGGAGAAGAAGGAATCCATGCCGGGAGGCCCCCACGGCCACGGCGGTGACATGTACTAA
- a CDS encoding YggS family pyridoxal phosphate-dependent enzyme, whose product MILDNLTKIRYSIHAAAQRSGRDPGRVGLVVVTKYATTQQVREVIASGMVSEIGESRVQTAEAKRCELGELAERVRWRLIGHLQTNKARKAAQVFDAVDSVDSPHVAQALEKALAPAGKTLPVLVQVKLTDRDTQGGVAPEALESLLQELRAYPHLEVRGLMTIAPQAGTPEDVRPHFRRMRGWFDRFFAGRPEAQLSMGMSSDYEVAVEEGSTLVRLGSVVFGQ is encoded by the coding sequence TTGATCCTTGACAACTTAACCAAAATACGCTACAGCATCCACGCCGCGGCGCAAAGGTCCGGCCGAGACCCAGGCCGAGTAGGCCTTGTGGTCGTGACCAAGTACGCGACCACGCAGCAGGTCCGCGAGGTCATCGCCTCCGGCATGGTTTCCGAGATCGGCGAGAGCAGGGTCCAGACCGCCGAGGCGAAGCGTTGCGAACTGGGAGAGCTTGCGGAGCGGGTCCGCTGGCGGCTCATCGGGCATCTGCAGACCAACAAGGCCCGCAAGGCCGCGCAGGTCTTCGACGCCGTGGATTCGGTGGACAGCCCGCATGTGGCGCAAGCCCTGGAGAAGGCCTTGGCCCCGGCTGGGAAGACCTTGCCGGTCTTGGTGCAGGTCAAGCTCACGGACCGCGACACCCAAGGGGGGGTCGCCCCGGAAGCCCTGGAGAGCCTCCTGCAAGAGCTCAGAGCGTATCCGCATCTGGAAGTCCGCGGCCTGATGACCATCGCGCCGCAGGCGGGGACTCCGGAGGATGTCCGGCCGCATTTCCGGCGCATGCGCGGTTGGTTCGACAGATTTTTCGCAGGCCGGCCCGAGGCGCAGTTGTCCATGGGCATGAGTAGCGATTACGAAGTGGCCGTAGAGGAAGGTTCCACGCTAGTCCGGTTGGGTTCGGTCGTTTTCGGTCAATAG
- a CDS encoding DUF167 domain-containing protein, translating to MIVKVRVIPNAEDNEVVSRIGSVLRVKVTAPAIDEKANATLKNYLAEFFEVPSRRVNILRGANGREKTVEIVGRTEEQLKRVMESIP from the coding sequence ATGATCGTCAAAGTCCGTGTCATCCCAAACGCAGAGGACAACGAGGTGGTCAGCCGCATCGGGAGCGTTCTTCGGGTGAAGGTCACGGCCCCGGCCATAGACGAGAAGGCGAACGCGACGCTCAAGAATTACCTGGCTGAGTTCTTCGAAGTCCCGTCCCGGCGGGTCAACATCCTGCGCGGCGCCAACGGCCGCGAGAAGACCGTGGAGATCGTGGGCCGGACCGAAGAGCAGCTCAAACGGGTGATGGAGTCCATCCCGTAA